Proteins encoded by one window of Roseibium sp. Sym1:
- a CDS encoding polysaccharide biosynthesis/export family protein yields the protein MRTRALVVLALCLVLAACSGYRQPPTAFHETLTQPYRLDSSDKLRIIVFGQDDLSNTYVIDQAGFISFPLVGSVAARGKTQQGLAAEIATKLRQGYIRDPDVSVEVDTYRPIFVMGEVQNAGQYNYVAGMTVQNAIATAGGFSSRALQSDVDITRQINGEILNGRVPISDPVRPGDTIYVRERYF from the coding sequence ATGCGAACGAGAGCGCTCGTTGTCCTGGCCCTTTGCCTGGTCCTTGCTGCTTGCAGTGGGTACCGGCAGCCGCCGACAGCCTTTCATGAGACCCTGACACAGCCTTATCGCTTGGACTCAAGCGACAAGCTGCGCATCATCGTGTTTGGTCAGGACGACCTGTCCAACACGTATGTCATTGACCAGGCTGGGTTTATTTCCTTCCCGCTGGTTGGAAGCGTCGCCGCGCGCGGCAAGACACAGCAGGGACTGGCCGCCGAAATCGCCACCAAGCTTCGCCAGGGCTACATCCGCGATCCGGACGTCTCCGTCGAGGTCGATACCTACCGGCCGATCTTCGTGATGGGTGAAGTGCAAAACGCGGGCCAGTACAATTATGTTGCCGGCATGACCGTCCAGAACGCAATCGCCACGGCCGGCGGATTCAGCTCGCGGGCGCTGCAATCGGATGTCGATATCACCCGTCAGATAAATGGGGAAATTCTAAACGGACGTGTGCCCATTTCGGACCCGGTCCGTCCAGGAGACACGATTTACGTCCGGGAACGATATTTTTAG
- a CDS encoding glycosyltransferase family 4 protein — MTTTPLRIVHCVRSPIGGIFRHIRDLATCQAEAGHDVGLICDSSTGSAFDNSQLEELRPKLALGLARFPMQRQLTVQDLTATLSLYKHLRDLKADILHGHGAKGGAYVRLIGSVLNLRGQGVKRVYCPHGGSLHYDPNRFEGRVYHSIERLLGRLTDGLIFVSDYEAAAYESKVGHPKAKSRIVYNGLTPEEFSPVSAADDAADFLYIGMLRDLKGPDLFIEALYNIRLKTGEAPRAHIVGEGPDEERYRNMVEKLGLERSVTFHGALPARDAFKMARNVVIPSRAEAMPYIILEAVAAERPLIATRVGGIPEIFGRYAHRLVEPGHIGKLTMAMEDALADPQKMSAQAKELRGCLAETFSVDLMTDRITNLYQELKGISPVDDPMPVAPLSASAASPAQTVYARSSNR; from the coding sequence ATGACAACGACTCCCCTGCGGATCGTGCATTGTGTTCGCTCGCCGATTGGCGGAATTTTCCGCCACATTCGCGACCTGGCGACATGCCAGGCGGAAGCGGGCCACGATGTCGGTCTCATTTGCGACAGCAGCACGGGCAGCGCATTCGACAACAGCCAGCTGGAAGAACTGAGGCCGAAACTCGCGCTCGGTCTGGCGCGCTTTCCCATGCAGCGTCAACTGACGGTCCAGGACCTCACGGCAACCCTTTCCCTCTACAAGCATCTCCGCGACCTGAAGGCGGATATCCTGCACGGGCACGGCGCCAAGGGCGGAGCCTATGTCCGCCTGATCGGCAGCGTCCTGAACCTGCGCGGCCAGGGCGTCAAGCGCGTCTATTGTCCGCATGGCGGCAGCCTGCACTACGATCCCAACAGGTTCGAGGGGCGGGTCTACCATTCGATCGAGCGGCTTCTGGGACGGCTCACGGACGGGCTGATCTTTGTCTCCGACTACGAGGCGGCCGCCTACGAGAGCAAGGTCGGCCATCCGAAGGCAAAATCGCGCATTGTCTATAACGGTCTCACGCCGGAGGAATTCAGTCCCGTTTCGGCCGCGGACGATGCCGCCGACTTTCTCTATATCGGCATGCTGCGCGATCTCAAGGGACCGGACCTGTTCATCGAGGCGCTCTACAACATCCGCCTGAAGACAGGAGAAGCCCCGCGTGCGCATATCGTCGGCGAGGGGCCGGACGAGGAGCGCTACCGCAACATGGTCGAAAAACTCGGGCTGGAGCGTTCCGTGACATTCCATGGCGCCCTGCCCGCACGCGACGCGTTCAAGATGGCGCGGAACGTTGTCATCCCGTCGCGGGCGGAAGCCATGCCCTACATCATTCTGGAGGCCGTCGCAGCCGAACGGCCGCTGATTGCCACCCGTGTCGGCGGCATTCCCGAGATTTTCGGCCGCTATGCGCACCGGCTGGTCGAACCGGGGCATATCGGCAAGCTGACCATGGCGATGGAAGATGCGCTGGCCGATCCGCAGAAGATGTCTGCTCAGGCAAAGGAATTGCGTGGCTGTCTTGCAGAGACGTTCTCCGTCGACCTGATGACCGACCGGATCACCAATCTCTACCAGGAACTCAAGGGCATCTCGCCGGTTGACGACCCGATGCCGGTCGCACCGTTAAGTGCTTCCGCGGCATCTCCCGCCCAGACAGTCTATGCCAGGTCGAGCAACCGATAA
- a CDS encoding undecaprenyl-phosphate glucose phosphotransferase produces MNNPAFKPTDPVEPQPIAGGSPLGHRLEKHFRHTVRGTVPPGNVEILPTANSSLTSDAIEIAQGLGGKGVSVPVLTGLVRLTDILLIAGTAVAAAFTSPEAAGLGLANLFVTAAAMLFTLAFFQAADVYQVPVMRQGLSQLGRVAAGWTLVFAMFAVLRTTTGVGATLSEAWIGAWYALSLTGLCLSRVVVYRMVRHWMSSGRLERRAIIVGGGTAAQELIHDLEAQSDNDIRICGIFDDRSNERSPPVVAGYPKLGNISALVEFARLARIDMLIVCIPLRAEKRVLELLKKLWILPVDIRLSAHTDKVRFRNRGASFIGTVPFLDVAAKPIADWDMVAKRIFDLVFATAAIIALFPVMIAAAIAVRLDSKGPILFKQKRYGFNNEIIEILKFRSMYTNMADPDAKRVVTKGDPRVTRVGRFIRKTSIDELPQLFNVLGGSLSLVGPRPHAVNAHTDNKTWDDVVDGYFARHKVKPGVTGWAQINGWRGEVDTPEKIQKRVECDVYYIENWSVLFDLKILFLTPFRLLNTENAY; encoded by the coding sequence ATGAACAATCCCGCTTTCAAACCGACAGACCCGGTCGAACCGCAGCCGATTGCCGGCGGCTCTCCCCTGGGCCACAGGTTGGAAAAACATTTCAGGCACACGGTCCGCGGCACGGTTCCGCCCGGAAATGTCGAGATACTGCCTACCGCCAATTCGAGCCTGACGAGCGATGCCATTGAAATCGCCCAGGGGCTTGGGGGCAAAGGCGTCTCCGTTCCGGTCTTGACCGGCCTTGTGCGCCTGACGGATATCCTGCTGATCGCCGGAACGGCCGTTGCCGCCGCCTTCACCAGCCCGGAAGCGGCCGGCCTGGGACTGGCCAATCTCTTCGTCACGGCAGCGGCCATGCTGTTCACCCTTGCCTTCTTCCAGGCGGCGGATGTCTACCAGGTCCCGGTGATGCGCCAGGGCCTGTCCCAGCTGGGCCGCGTGGCCGCCGGCTGGACCCTGGTCTTCGCCATGTTTGCCGTCCTGCGCACCACCACAGGCGTCGGGGCGACCCTTTCCGAGGCCTGGATCGGCGCCTGGTACGCGCTCAGCCTGACCGGGCTCTGCCTGTCGCGCGTCGTCGTCTACCGGATGGTCCGTCACTGGATGTCATCCGGCCGGCTGGAACGGCGTGCGATCATTGTCGGCGGCGGCACCGCTGCCCAGGAGCTGATCCACGACCTGGAAGCCCAGTCGGACAACGACATCCGTATCTGCGGTATCTTCGACGACCGCTCCAACGAGCGGTCGCCTCCCGTGGTCGCCGGGTACCCCAAGCTCGGCAACATCAGCGCCCTGGTGGAATTCGCCCGCCTTGCCCGCATCGACATGCTGATCGTCTGCATTCCGCTGCGCGCCGAGAAACGTGTGCTGGAACTTTTGAAGAAGCTCTGGATCCTGCCGGTGGACATCCGCCTGTCCGCCCATACCGACAAGGTCAGGTTCCGCAACCGCGGCGCCAGCTTCATCGGCACCGTCCCGTTTCTCGACGTGGCCGCGAAACCCATCGCCGACTGGGACATGGTCGCCAAGCGGATCTTCGACCTGGTCTTCGCAACGGCTGCAATTATCGCCTTGTTTCCGGTGATGATCGCCGCGGCGATTGCCGTCAGGCTCGACAGCAAGGGCCCCATCCTGTTCAAGCAGAAGCGCTATGGCTTCAACAACGAAATCATCGAGATCCTGAAGTTCCGCTCCATGTATACGAACATGGCCGACCCGGATGCGAAAAGGGTTGTGACCAAGGGCGACCCGCGCGTGACCCGCGTGGGCAGGTTCATCCGCAAGACCTCGATCGACGAGTTGCCGCAGCTCTTCAACGTGCTCGGCGGCAGCCTGTCGCTTGTCGGCCCGCGCCCGCATGCCGTCAACGCCCATACGGACAACAAGACCTGGGACGATGTGGTCGACGGCTATTTTGCCCGTCACAAGGTCAAGCCCGGCGTCACGGGCTGGGCCCAGATCAACGGCTGGCGCGGTGAAGTCGATACGCCGGAAAAGATCCAGAAGCGCGTCGAATGCGACGTCTACTACATCGAGAACTGGTCGGTCCTGTTCGACCTGAAGATCCTGTTCCTGACACCGTTCCGCCTGCTCAATACGGAGAATGCCTATTGA
- a CDS encoding O-antigen ligase family protein translates to MSVAAEPYGGVQLVRTPAGLSARSLGNGALWLAAFLSGFVIEEPAPYELYMALLSVVWLACGLKLRREFGPLIICLMLYIAGGVASIPLAKEMGDAIMYIAVSGFLAVTAIFYAAILADDPGRCRVIQNGYTISAVLVASIGIAGYFKLFPGAEYFTLYERARGTFQDPNVFGPFLVLPAMLLIQKLLRESVLRNLFLLVPLAILLLGIFLSFSRGAWGVLFASVLLLYFLALVTERKGPRRTRLVFLGVLGVVAFAGLIAAALSIDTVSQMFEQRARLVQEYDGARLGRFARYALGFQLVMEHPLGLGPLEFNKYFPEDEHNVYLKGFTTYGWLGGTVYIVMALWTLCALVPLVFKSRPWTAFTQCVFVVFAAHLILSVIIDTDHWRHMYMLYGLAWGLIAAEKLGKGRSRGQMSSLSAPR, encoded by the coding sequence TTGAGCGTCGCGGCCGAACCCTACGGCGGCGTACAGCTGGTGCGCACGCCCGCCGGTCTTTCAGCCAGGAGCCTGGGAAACGGCGCCCTGTGGCTTGCCGCGTTCCTGTCCGGTTTCGTGATCGAGGAACCGGCCCCCTACGAACTCTACATGGCGCTTCTGTCCGTGGTCTGGCTTGCCTGCGGCCTGAAGCTGCGGCGCGAGTTCGGACCGCTGATCATCTGCCTGATGCTCTATATCGCCGGTGGCGTCGCCTCCATTCCGCTGGCCAAGGAGATGGGCGACGCGATCATGTATATCGCCGTCTCCGGCTTCCTGGCCGTCACCGCGATCTTCTACGCCGCCATCCTGGCGGATGATCCGGGGCGGTGCCGGGTCATCCAGAACGGCTACACCATCAGCGCGGTCCTTGTCGCATCGATCGGCATTGCCGGTTATTTCAAGCTGTTTCCCGGCGCGGAGTATTTCACGCTCTATGAGCGTGCCCGCGGCACATTCCAGGACCCGAACGTGTTCGGACCGTTCCTGGTTCTGCCCGCCATGCTCCTGATCCAGAAGCTGCTGCGCGAGTCTGTCCTGCGCAATCTGTTTCTGCTGGTGCCGCTGGCAATCCTTCTGCTCGGCATTTTCCTGAGTTTCTCCCGTGGCGCCTGGGGGGTGCTGTTTGCCTCCGTGCTGCTGCTCTATTTCCTGGCCCTGGTGACGGAACGCAAGGGGCCACGCCGGACACGGCTGGTGTTCCTGGGCGTTCTCGGCGTCGTCGCCTTTGCCGGCCTGATTGCCGCGGCGCTGTCCATCGACACCGTCTCGCAGATGTTCGAGCAGCGCGCCCGGCTGGTCCAGGAATATGACGGCGCCCGGCTCGGCCGCTTCGCCCGCTACGCGCTCGGCTTCCAGCTGGTGATGGAACATCCGCTCGGCCTCGGCCCGCTGGAATTCAACAAGTATTTCCCGGAAGACGAGCACAATGTCTACCTGAAGGGCTTCACCACCTATGGCTGGCTGGGCGGTACGGTCTATATCGTCATGGCCCTGTGGACACTGTGCGCCCTCGTTCCGCTTGTGTTCAAGTCCCGACCCTGGACAGCGTTCACGCAATGCGTCTTTGTCGTCTTCGCCGCCCACCTGATCCTGTCGGTGATCATCGACACCGACCACTGGCGGCACATGTACATGCTCTACGGTCTCGCATGGGGCCTGATTGCCGCGGAGAAACTCGGCAAGGGGCGAAGCCGGGGGCAGATGTCCTCCCTCTCCGCGCCGCGGTGA
- a CDS encoding IS481 family transposase, translating into MPWQEVSKVEERLRFIARLLDGEGMSAVCREFGISRKTGYKIWNRYRRDGMEALCDRSRRPVRYANQLPEQVERLIVSTRQEKPHWGARKIREVLVRKLAGDVRIPAQSTVHAVLDRHGLVSRARKRRRANKAAGTPLSAGLAPNDLWAADFKGEFKLGNRHYCYPLTVTDHASRFLLSCEAFDSTKETPVIDAFLALFKERGLPSAIRTDNGLPFASPNGLYNLSKLSVWWLRLGIGIERIKPGHPQQNGRHERMHLTLKKEATRPPGMNSLQQQAKFDAFMKEFNEERPHEALRMKTPAEVYTASSRQYQGLPDLDYPFHDRDALVTACGRICMHRKKINVSTVLAGQKLGIKEVEEGIWLISFMSYDLGYIDLEQRTLQTIDNPFGARL; encoded by the coding sequence ATGCCGTGGCAAGAGGTGTCCAAAGTGGAGGAACGTCTTCGTTTCATCGCCCGTCTGTTGGATGGCGAGGGCATGAGTGCGGTTTGCCGTGAGTTCGGCATCTCGCGCAAGACTGGTTACAAGATCTGGAACCGTTATCGACGCGATGGGATGGAAGCGTTGTGCGACCGGTCGCGCCGGCCGGTTCGCTACGCCAACCAGCTTCCCGAGCAGGTTGAGCGCCTGATTGTCTCGACACGGCAGGAGAAGCCGCACTGGGGCGCGCGCAAGATCCGGGAGGTGCTGGTCAGGAAGCTGGCCGGCGATGTGCGTATCCCGGCACAAAGCACGGTGCATGCGGTTCTTGACCGGCACGGCCTTGTCAGCAGAGCCCGCAAGAGGCGGCGCGCCAACAAGGCCGCAGGCACGCCTCTTTCGGCTGGTCTTGCCCCCAACGATCTCTGGGCAGCGGATTTCAAGGGAGAGTTCAAGCTGGGCAACCGGCACTACTGTTACCCTTTGACGGTCACCGACCACGCGTCCCGTTTTCTGCTGAGCTGCGAGGCCTTTGACTCAACGAAGGAAACGCCGGTCATAGACGCCTTCCTCGCCCTGTTCAAAGAGCGCGGCTTGCCGTCGGCGATCCGCACGGACAACGGCTTGCCGTTCGCATCGCCAAACGGGCTCTACAACTTGTCAAAGCTGTCGGTGTGGTGGCTGCGTCTGGGGATCGGCATCGAGCGTATCAAGCCAGGCCACCCGCAGCAAAACGGCCGGCACGAACGCATGCATCTGACCTTGAAGAAGGAGGCCACCCGACCGCCAGGCATGAACAGCCTTCAGCAGCAGGCCAAGTTCGATGCCTTCATGAAGGAATTCAACGAGGAACGACCTCATGAAGCGCTCAGAATGAAGACACCGGCGGAAGTCTACACAGCCTCATCAAGGCAATATCAGGGCCTGCCGGACCTGGACTACCCCTTCCATGACAGGGACGCCCTGGTCACCGCATGCGGACGAATCTGCATGCATCGCAAGAAGATCAACGTCTCGACCGTTCTGGCCGGTCAGAAACTCGGGATCAAGGAAGTGGAAGAGGGAATTTGGCTGATCAGCTTCATGAGCTATGATCTGGGATACATCGACCTGGAGCAGAGAACACTACAGACAATCGACAACCCGTTCGGCGCGAGGTTGTAA
- a CDS encoding adenylate/guanylate cyclase domain-containing protein has translation MRPGRTRFPITVSLFVVTLGVALALAATIISYTHYSNRASALTAGRALMERSAEVVRLQTASLIAPIDSIADYSGDWLDVDAVPKASGHPARKRMISFVNVMPQIANIYIGYHDGSSYLIGAARTRSKKDLEALGAPEGTHLLEQIILRGDRSKPIRYDRFLDENGDTLATTSTYEIDYDPRERPWFKAADEVAHVTRTDVYLFAGTGEPGLTVSKRYAKGVVGVDLTLEDLDNFLNSEPQAKEGVLAIIGRDGALLANSSENETVDRSGWRAALEALQTRVLDPGQDTVDTIDVNGRMWITHLSKIELGANTQENLAIALPLSAVVGELTQASRRTIGVSMLIALGSVPLIWLVSRSLSRPLQVLADGTRRIREFDLDQPFPHESVVDEIYKLEGALDQMRTSLQTFGRYVPKALVRRMIERQEVPEPGGVKRDITVLFMDLENFTAMSSHLEPEEVMRRMSRYFEIVTQTLLDHDATIDKYIGDAVMAFWNAPNRVEDHAAKACEAALAVIAASKAETDSWQDGDIPPVRTRIGLHTGEAIVGNVGSSDRLNYTALGDTVNLASRLEGVNRELKTSILVSENLAARVEGRFQMRSVGETAVKGYEAPVKVFELLPEE, from the coding sequence GTGAGACCAGGCCGGACCAGATTTCCGATCACCGTCAGCCTGTTCGTGGTGACGCTTGGCGTGGCGCTGGCGCTCGCGGCAACGATCATCTCCTACACCCATTATTCCAACCGGGCCTCGGCTCTGACCGCCGGCCGCGCACTGATGGAACGCTCGGCCGAGGTTGTCCGGCTGCAGACTGCGTCGCTGATCGCGCCGATCGACTCCATCGCGGACTATTCCGGCGACTGGCTGGATGTGGACGCCGTCCCGAAAGCCAGCGGTCACCCTGCCCGCAAGCGCATGATTTCCTTTGTCAATGTCATGCCGCAGATCGCAAACATCTATATCGGCTATCACGATGGCAGCAGCTATCTGATCGGCGCCGCCCGCACACGCTCCAAAAAAGACCTTGAAGCGCTCGGTGCACCGGAGGGAACACACCTTCTGGAGCAGATTATCTTGCGCGGCGACAGGTCGAAGCCGATCCGCTATGACCGCTTTCTCGATGAAAACGGCGATACGCTTGCGACAACCAGCACCTACGAGATCGACTATGACCCGCGCGAGCGGCCATGGTTCAAGGCGGCGGACGAGGTCGCCCATGTCACCCGCACGGATGTCTACCTCTTCGCCGGCACCGGCGAACCCGGGCTGACCGTCAGCAAGCGCTATGCAAAGGGTGTCGTCGGGGTCGATTTGACCCTTGAGGATCTCGACAATTTTCTGAATTCCGAGCCGCAGGCCAAGGAGGGTGTTCTGGCCATCATCGGCCGGGACGGTGCGCTGCTTGCCAATTCCTCGGAAAACGAAACGGTCGACAGGAGCGGGTGGCGGGCGGCGCTCGAAGCGCTGCAGACCCGGGTGCTCGATCCGGGCCAGGACACCGTCGATACGATCGACGTCAACGGCCGGATGTGGATCACGCATTTGTCCAAGATCGAACTGGGGGCGAACACGCAGGAAAACCTGGCCATCGCATTGCCGCTATCCGCCGTTGTCGGTGAGCTGACCCAGGCCTCGCGGCGGACGATCGGCGTTTCGATGCTGATTGCCCTTGGCAGCGTCCCGCTGATCTGGCTGGTGTCGCGCTCGCTTTCCCGTCCGCTGCAGGTGCTTGCCGACGGCACGAGGCGCATCCGGGAATTCGACCTGGACCAGCCCTTTCCGCATGAATCCGTCGTGGACGAGATCTACAAGCTGGAGGGCGCCCTCGACCAGATGCGCACATCGTTGCAGACCTTCGGACGCTACGTGCCGAAGGCTCTGGTGCGGCGGATGATCGAGCGCCAGGAAGTGCCGGAGCCGGGCGGTGTCAAACGCGACATCACGGTGCTCTTCATGGATCTGGAAAATTTCACCGCCATGTCCTCTCATCTGGAACCGGAAGAGGTCATGCGGCGCATGTCACGTTATTTCGAGATCGTCACCCAGACGCTTCTGGATCATGACGCCACCATCGACAAGTATATCGGCGATGCGGTGATGGCCTTCTGGAACGCGCCAAACCGGGTGGAGGATCATGCGGCCAAGGCCTGCGAGGCCGCACTTGCCGTGATCGCCGCCAGCAAGGCCGAAACGGATTCCTGGCAGGACGGCGACATTCCCCCGGTCCGGACCCGCATCGGCCTCCACACTGGCGAAGCCATTGTCGGCAATGTCGGCAGTTCGGACCGGCTGAACTACACGGCCCTTGGCGACACGGTCAACCTGGCCTCGCGGCTGGAAGGGGTAAACCGGGAGCTGAAGACGAGCATCCTTGTCAGCGAGAACCTCGCCGCGCGCGTCGAAGGCCGTTTCCAGATGCGGTCCGTGGGCGAAACGGCGGTGAAGGGATACGAGGCGCCGGTGAAGGTGTTCGAGCTGTTGCCTGAAGAGTGA
- a CDS encoding cytochrome P450 — MRPSTDLSFEPLSDAFAQNPYPFYEALRARDGLTRFEEFDVWLAARFEDVSEIVQHDSMVRSLDHIAGEDEIAALKRSQNWHDMPHHSRFVQFSLLDSDGPVHDRLRKQVFKLFTPVMVGKLRDDIQAYVDRLVEGLADRKEIDFVEGLAAHVPGHIIGRVLGVPDEDCPQLRVWSENIVQYFDIDRSDARKELAERNTTEFYHYLLDLKAARAADPGDDLLSLMIESERAGQMSHDEFISTAMLILMAGHGSTIDVLGSGLHALLKFPGEMQRLRDDPGLMKTAVQEMFRYEAPLPFFHRYCTEDVEVCGQTYPRGTKFGVLYGSANRDPDQFPDADRFDVGRAPNWHIAFGRGAHFCLGNHLARLDMDIIFSTLLKRFKTIELAEPDVRYKRGLSVRGPEALRIAWTPA; from the coding sequence ATGCGCCCGTCCACAGACCTTTCCTTCGAACCGTTGTCCGATGCATTCGCTCAAAACCCCTATCCGTTTTATGAAGCCTTGCGCGCGCGGGACGGTCTGACCAGGTTCGAGGAATTCGATGTCTGGCTGGCGGCCCGTTTCGAGGACGTCTCCGAGATCGTTCAGCATGACAGCATGGTCCGCTCCCTGGACCACATTGCCGGTGAGGATGAGATTGCCGCGCTGAAGCGGTCCCAGAACTGGCATGACATGCCGCATCATTCCCGCTTCGTACAATTTTCGCTGCTCGACAGCGACGGCCCGGTTCACGACCGGTTGCGCAAGCAGGTGTTCAAGCTGTTCACGCCGGTGATGGTCGGCAAGCTGCGCGATGACATCCAGGCCTATGTCGATCGACTGGTCGAAGGTCTGGCCGACCGGAAGGAGATCGATTTCGTCGAGGGTCTCGCAGCCCACGTGCCGGGGCATATCATTGGCCGCGTGCTTGGAGTGCCGGACGAGGATTGCCCGCAATTACGGGTCTGGTCGGAGAACATCGTGCAGTATTTCGATATCGACCGTTCCGACGCGCGCAAGGAGCTGGCCGAACGCAACACGACCGAATTCTATCACTACCTGCTGGACCTCAAGGCTGCCCGCGCAGCGGATCCCGGAGACGACCTGCTGTCGCTGATGATCGAGTCGGAACGCGCCGGCCAGATGAGCCACGATGAATTCATCTCCACTGCCATGCTGATCCTGATGGCGGGTCACGGCTCGACCATCGACGTGCTCGGCAGCGGCCTCCATGCCCTCCTGAAATTTCCGGGCGAAATGCAGCGCCTGCGCGACGATCCCGGGCTGATGAAGACAGCGGTGCAGGAAATGTTCCGCTACGAGGCGCCCTTGCCCTTTTTCCATCGGTATTGCACCGAAGACGTAGAAGTCTGCGGCCAGACCTATCCGCGCGGCACCAAGTTCGGCGTGCTTTACGGTTCCGCCAACCGCGACCCCGACCAGTTTCCCGACGCCGACCGCTTCGATGTCGGGCGCGCGCCCAACTGGCACATCGCCTTCGGCCGGGGGGCGCATTTCTGCCTCGGCAATCACCTGGCACGGCTCGACATGGACATCATCTTCTCCACGCTGCTGAAACGGTTCAAGACCATCGAGCTGGCCGAACCGGACGTACGCTACAAGCGTGGGCTTTCGGTCAGGGGACCGGAAGCGCTGCGGATTGCCTGGACACCAGCCTGA
- a CDS encoding glycerophosphodiester phosphodiesterase family protein, producing MRFFLAALSLTVLTSAWSAHAADIELGPRPAWLVNQMDDSPLKAKLESCIGQPVKRSLFSISHRGAPLQFPEHTEEGYRAAALMGAGILECDVTFTRDKELVCRHSQNDLHTTTNILATDLADKCTSGFTPAQGDEPASAECRTSDLTLAEFRSLRGKMDSADKTAQTPEAFLNGTAPWRTELYGAAGTLMTHGESIRLFKDLGVKFTPELKAPKVAMPYDGFSQRDYAQKLVDDYKAAGIPPEDVYPQSFNLDDVRYWIANEPDFGKQAVFLDGRRDLEPMDPATFTPSMEELKAMGVNYIAPPLFVLLTLENGKIVPSPYARAAKAAGLDIITWTLERSGPLGSGGGWYYQSINEAVDGDGRMLEVVDVLAQEVGVKGIFSDWPATTSFYASCMGLE from the coding sequence ATGCGTTTCTTCCTTGCCGCTCTTTCCCTGACCGTCCTGACAAGTGCCTGGTCTGCCCATGCGGCCGACATCGAGCTTGGCCCCCGGCCCGCCTGGCTGGTGAACCAGATGGACGACAGCCCCTTGAAGGCGAAGCTTGAGAGCTGCATCGGACAGCCGGTGAAGCGCAGTCTGTTTTCCATCAGCCACCGCGGCGCGCCGCTGCAGTTTCCCGAGCACACGGAAGAAGGCTACCGGGCCGCGGCCCTGATGGGCGCGGGCATCCTGGAGTGCGACGTGACCTTCACCAGGGACAAGGAACTGGTCTGCCGCCATTCCCAGAACGACCTGCACACCACCACCAACATCCTGGCAACGGACCTGGCGGACAAATGCACCAGCGGTTTCACGCCGGCGCAGGGCGACGAGCCGGCTTCCGCCGAGTGCAGAACCTCCGACCTCACGCTCGCGGAGTTCAGGTCCCTGCGCGGCAAGATGGACAGCGCCGACAAGACCGCGCAAACGCCGGAAGCCTTCCTGAACGGCACGGCTCCCTGGCGCACGGAGCTTTACGGTGCGGCGGGCACCTTGATGACCCACGGCGAAAGCATCAGGCTGTTCAAGGACCTCGGCGTGAAATTCACGCCGGAGCTGAAAGCGCCGAAGGTGGCCATGCCATATGACGGGTTTTCCCAGCGGGACTACGCCCAGAAGCTTGTCGACGACTACAAGGCCGCCGGCATCCCGCCCGAAGATGTTTATCCGCAGTCCTTCAATCTCGACGATGTGCGCTACTGGATCGCCAACGAACCGGACTTCGGCAAACAGGCCGTTTTCCTGGATGGCCGCCGGGACCTCGAACCGATGGATCCGGCGACCTTCACACCGTCGATGGAGGAGCTCAAGGCGATGGGCGTCAACTACATCGCTCCGCCGCTCTTCGTATTGCTGACACTGGAAAATGGCAAGATCGTTCCCTCGCCTTACGCGCGAGCGGCAAAGGCAGCCGGCCTGGATATCATCACATGGACACTGGAGCGCTCCGGGCCGCTCGGGTCCGGCGGCGGCTGGTACTACCAAAGCATCAACGAGGCCGTTGACGGCGACGGCCGGATGCTGGAAGTGGTCGACGTTCTGGCGCAGGAGGTCGGCGTCAAGGGCATCTTCTCCGACTGGCCGGCGACCACCAGCTTCTATGCCTCCTGCATGGGACTTGAGTGA
- a CDS encoding MerR family transcriptional regulator produces MSSQDKSPDAFRTISEVAEDLDLPQHVLRFWETRFSQIKPLKRGGGRRYYRPDDIELLKGIRYLLYGEGYTIKGVQRILKEQGPRFVMQVRHEVGHPLPTTSPEATLSAQVASEDEAASVPHGQNGQREALPSGVLADDAPDPAETQHAGSFNILGRLRGEKNAQGGAVNAASVTKEDIRRLQATLFELLECKRTLDQAR; encoded by the coding sequence ATGAGCTCGCAGGACAAAAGCCCCGACGCCTTTCGAACCATCAGCGAAGTCGCTGAAGATCTGGATTTGCCGCAGCACGTGTTGCGATTTTGGGAGACGCGTTTCTCCCAGATCAAGCCGCTCAAACGAGGCGGGGGACGGCGTTACTATCGCCCTGACGACATCGAGCTCCTGAAGGGCATCCGCTACCTGCTTTACGGTGAGGGCTACACGATCAAGGGCGTGCAGCGCATCCTGAAAGAGCAGGGGCCCCGGTTTGTGATGCAGGTCCGGCACGAAGTCGGCCATCCGCTGCCGACCACGTCTCCCGAGGCGACGCTTTCCGCGCAGGTTGCTTCCGAAGACGAGGCCGCTTCTGTTCCGCACGGCCAGAACGGCCAGCGCGAAGCGTTGCCAAGTGGTGTTCTGGCAGACGACGCTCCAGACCCGGCAGAGACGCAGCATGCCGGCAGTTTCAACATTCTCGGCCGCCTGCGCGGCGAGAAAAATGCCCAGGGCGGCGCAGTGAACGCGGCATCCGTGACGAAGGAAGATATCCGCCGCCTCCAGGCCACCCTTTTCGAGCTTCTGGAATGCAAGCGCACCCTGGATCAGGCCCGCTGA